GCGGCGCCGGCCCCGTCCGGGCGCGGCGTGGTGGGGTGGTGCGCGTCGGTGGTGACCCCGTACCCGGCGAGCCGGGCGTAGCCGGTCACGCCCCGGGCGGCGGCGTGCCCGGCACGTTCCAGCACCAACAGCGCGGCCCCCTCGGCCAGCACGAACCCGTTGCGTCGCCGGTCGAACGGCCGGCTCGCCCCGGTCGGGTCGGCCCAGCCCCGGGCCAGGGCGCGGGCGTTGCCGAAGGTGTCGGCGAACGTCCCGAACAGCGGGGCCTCACTGGCCCCGCACAGCACCACGTCCGCCTCGCCGGCGCGGATCAGCCGGGCCGCGTCGGCGATGGCCTGCGCGCCGGACGCGCAGGCGGTGCCGACAGCGGAGGCGTACCCGCGGATGCCGTGGGCGATGGCGATCCGCGCCGCCGGCATGTTCGGCAGGATGCCGGTGAGCAGGTACGGACTCACCGCCGCCCGGCCCCGTTCGGCCCGTGCCACCGCCTGCGCCTCCAGGGTGGCCATCCCGCCGACACCGCCGACGATCACGCCGATCCGGTCGGGGTCGACGTCCCGGCCGACCTCGATGCCGGCGTCGGCGAGCGCCTCGGCGGCGGTGAGCAGCGCGAGGACCACGATGCGGTCCAGCACCCGGGTCTCCGGGCCGGTGGCGACCGTACGCGGGTCGACGTCCGGCAGGAACCCGCCGACCTCCACCGACGCCTCGGCGGGGTGCCCGGCGGGCGGGCGACCCAGCCCGGACCGGCCGGTGGTCAACGCGGCGAAGGTCTCCGCCGGACCCCGACCGGCCGGCGTGAACAGCCCCATGCCGGTGACCAGCACGGTCATGACGGCGCCTCGGCCAGGTACCGCTCCCGCAGCGCCACCTTGCGGACCTTGCCGGTGACGGTGACCGGGATGTCGTCGGCGCCCACCGGCGCCACCCGACGCAGGGTGGCCCCCACCTCCGGGCCGAGCGCGGCCCGCACCGCCTCGACGCGGTCGAGCCCCGGGTCGGCGCCGACGGCGAGCTCCAGCAGCACGTCGGTGACCACGCCGGCCGGCTCCCGGACCATGACCACGGTGCAGTCGACCACGTCCGGGCAGGCCGCCAGGACACGTTCCTCGCTGAGCGCGGTGAAGAACCGCTTCCCGCCGCCGACGTCGACCGAGTCGACGGCCCGGTCCAGGTGGTAGTAGCGGCCGTCGGCGTCGGCGTACACCAGGTCGCCGGTCAGGTACCAGCCGCGCAGCCGGAACCGGTACGTGGTGGCCGAGTCGTTCCAGTAGCCCCGGAACAGCGACGGCGAGTCGACGCCCAGCCAGCCGACCTCGCCGGGCGGAAGCTCGTTGCCGTCGAGGTCGAGCACCGCGACCCGGGCGAACCGGTACGGGCGGCCCACGCAGCGGCCGTACCGGTCGGTGTCGGCGTGGTGGGTGACGTGGAACATCGAGTGGCCCATCTCGCTGGAGCCGAGACCGTCGACGAACACCGAGCCGGGCACCCGGGTGACGCCGTCGCGGGTGACGACGTCCCGGGCGCCGACGGCGACGAGTTTGCGCACGTGCGGCTCGTGGGAGCAGTCGCCGGTGTTGAACCACAGCCGCACCGACTCCAGGTCGTAGCCGGACAGGTCGAACCGGGCCAGCTCCGCCCAGGTGACCGAGAACCCGAACACCCCGTCGGGCCGCCACCGCTGGATGGCGTCCAGCACCCGCCCGCCGCCCTGTTCGGACAGCAGGAACATCTCGGCCCGGTTGCCGAGCGCCTGGTTGACCATGAGGACGGTGGCGGTGTGCGGGGCGGGCAGCGCGTTGAGGATCCGGCTGGTGCCCTGCGCCTGCGGCATCGTCAGCAGGTGCCGGGTGGCGGCGAACAGGCTGGCGTGCGAGTGCAGCACCGCCTTGGGGATGCCGGTGGTGCCGGAGGTGTGGGTGATCACGACCGGGTCGTCCGGGTGGTGCCGGTACGGCGTCGGCGCGGCGGCCGGGTCACCGGCGCCGGCCTCGGCGGGCGTGCCCAGCAGCGGCACGCCCAGGTCGTGGTCGGCGAGCAGGGCGGCGTGCGCGTCGTCGGCGAGCACCCCCGCGCCGCGCAGCCGACGCACGTACTCGGCGGCGATCTCCGGGCGCAGTCGGCCGTTCATCAGCGCCGGGATCGCGCCGAGCCGGCTCAGCGCGAGGAAGCTGAGCACCATGTCGGCGGCGTCGCCGGCCCACACCGCGATCGGGTCGCGGGGTCGCACGCCCCGGGCGTGCAGCCAGGCCGCCCGGGCGTCCACCATCCGGTCGAGCTGGCCGAGGGTCAGCGGGCGCTCGGCCGGGTGGCCGTCGACAGGCGTGTCGAAGGTGAGCCCCGGCCCGTCCGGGTCGGCCCCGTGGGCCAGCACCCGGGCCAGCACGTTGCCCGCGCCGATCAGCTCGTCGGCGGCGAGCCGACCGCGAAGTCCCCTGGTCCGCATTCCGTTTCTCCTTGCCCCAGCAGCACCGCGACCGCGTGGTCGCCGGTGGCGGTTTGTTCGATCAGGACCAGCAACGCCTCGTCCGCGTCGCCGTCGTACAGCAGCAGGTCCGCCTCGGCGACACCGTCGGCGCGGGAGTCGCCGGTGGGGCCGAGACAGAGCACCGGCCCGCCGAGTCCCCACCGCGCCGCCACGTGCCCGGCGATGCTGTTCGGCACGGACTGGAAGAAGAACAGCGGGCCGGGTCGCCCGCCGGCGGCCACGGTGGCGCGCACGTGCTCGGCGCTGTCCCGGTCACCGCTGGCGCTGACCAGCAGCACGGCGGTGCGCGCGCCGACGTCGGCCGGGGCGGGCGCGGCGCCGTGCCGGCGGACCAGACAGCGTTCGGCGACCGCCGCGACCAGCGGCGGGAACGTCGAGCGCACGAAGCCGGGCACGACCGGCGGCGTGGTGTCGCCCGGCTCGGGCCAGCGGGCCTCGGCGAGCACCCGCAGCCCGGGGTGGTGGTCGTGGGACGCGGCGGCGGTCATGCGGCGCCGACCAGCAGGGCGGTGTTCGCGCCGCCGAAGGCGGCGTTGAGGCTGAGCGCGTACGGGGTGGACGCCGGGCGGGGCGCGTCGCGGATCACGTCCAGCGGGCACGCCTCGTCCGGGCCGAGCCAGCCGGCGTTGACCGGCAGTTTCCCGTGCCGCAGGGCGAGCACCGTCACCACCAGTTCGAGCAGCCCGGACGCCTCCAGGGCGTGCCCGTGCAGCGCCTTGGTGGAGCTGACCGGAACCCGGTCGGCCGCCGCGCCGAGGGCGGCGCGCAACGCGTTGGCCTCGGCGGCGTCGCTGAACCCGGTGCCGGTGGCGTTGGCGTTGACGTACCCGACGGCGTCGGCGGACAGGTCGGCGCGGCGCAGCGCCGCCCGGACCGCGCGGGCCAGCCCCGCCCCGGTCGGGTCGGGCCGGCAGGGGTGGTAGGCGTCCCCGGCCCGCCCCCAGCCGAGCAGGTCGGCGAGCGGTCGGCGGGCCACCCGGGCCGACTCCAGCACCAGCGCCGCCACCCCGTCACCGAGCAGCGACCCGGTCCGCCCGGCGCTGAACGGGCGGACCGCCCCGTCGGTGGCCAGCGCCCGGCCGGCGTCGAACAGCGCGTACTGGTCGGGCTCGACGAGGTAGCCGGCGGCCACCACGACCCGGTCGGCGTCGCCCCGGCGGATCAGGGCGGCGGCGTCGGCCACCGCCGAGCTGGCCGAGACGCAGGCGGTCGTGTAGACCCGCCGGGGTCCGCCGAGACCGGCGCGGGCGGCCAGGTCCGCGGCGAGCGGCCCGGCGTCCGGTCCGCCGTGGACGGCCAGCAGCAGACCTGTCGCCTGCCGCCGCGCGCCGGTCAGGTCCGCCTGCGCGCAGGCCGCCCCGATCGCCGCGCCGAGCTCGTCGTCGAGGGCGTCGACGTCGGCGCAGGTCGCCGCCTGGTCGACCCGTCGGGCGGTGGTGTCGAAGCGGCGCACCGGCCCGAACGCCGCCGCCCCGGCGAGGACGCCGGCGAGCTGGGCGTCGGCGCCCCGGCCGAGGGCGCTGGTGGCGTGCACGCCGGTGACGCGGACGGTCGGCGGCCCCTCAGCCATCTGCGGGGGCGGTCAGGCAGGTCCTGAAGACCTCCCGGGCGTCGTCGACGGTGCGGATCCCGGCGAGCTGGTCGTCGGTGAGGTCCAGGCGGGCGTCGTAGCGCTGCTCGACCAGGTGCACCAGCCAGGCCAGCTCCATCGAGCCGAGCCGCTCGGGCACCTCGGCGGCCGGTCGGGCGGTCAGCTCGGCGAGCATGTCGACCAGCTCGGCCCGCCCGGGTACGGGCTGGGCGGCCATCAGCCGAGGTCGCTGGTGGCCGTGGCGGAGACCCGCTCGGCGACCATGCGGGTGAACTCGCCGACGGTCATCAGGGCGAGCTTCTCGTTCTCGTCCTCGGCGAACGTCAGCCCGTACCGGTCCTCGACCCGGACGGCGAGGTCGGCCAGGGCCAGCGACTCCAGGTCGACGCCGGCCGGACCGAGCGTGGTGTCGTCGTCGATGTCCTCGACGTCGTAGTTCATGTCCGTCAGTTGCGCGATGACGAAGGTACGGACCTCGTCGGACATGCGGTTAACCTCTTTCCGTGAGCCAACTACCGGTGCCCGGTCGGGACGCCGTGTACGTGTGGGTCGACCGCGTCACCGGCGGTCAGCCGGAGACGACGCGGCGGATGGTGACGCGGGCGGCCGTGACGCTGCTCGACCGCGCGCCGGTCACCGTGTGGCGGGACGGGCAGGGCCGGCCCCGGGTGCGCGCCGGCGGCGTGGAGCTGCCGGTCAGCGTCAGTCACGTCGACGGGGTGGTGGCCGTGGCCGCCTGCCGGCACGCCACGGTCGGGGTGGACGTGGAGCGTCGCCGACCGGTGCCGGCGCAGGCGCTGGCCCGGCGCTGGTTCGAGCCGGCCGCCGCGACCTGGGTGCGCGGGCGTCCGTCCCCGGCCGAGCAGGCGGACGCCTTCCTGCTGCTGTGGACGGCCAAGGAGGCCGTCGGCAAGGCCCTCGGGCTGGGCCTGCGCGCGGGCGGGCTGACCCGTGCGGTGCCGCTGCCCGCCGCCGCCGACGGCACGGCGGACCCGGGTGGGTCGGGGCCACTGCTGCGCGCGGTTCCCGGCGGCGCGGGCACGCGGGTCGGGCATCCGGACGCCGGCCCTGAGCTGGTGCTGGCCGTGGCGGTGGTCGGCCCGGCCCGGGAGGTCGTGGTGCTCGGGCCGGACCGGCAGGTGGCGGTGGAGCAGGCCGGGCGGGCTGGTCACGACGTCGCCGCCCGCAGCGCCTCGGTGGAGCGGACCAGCTTGCCGGTGGTGGTCCGGGGAAGCTGGGACAGCAGGCGCAGGACCCGCGGTCGCTTGTAGCCGGCGAGTCGTTCGGTGAGCAGCTCGTCCAGGTCGCCCTCGGTGAGCGTGCCGTCGGTCTGGACGTACGCGGCGATGCCCCCGTCGTAGACGACCACGGCGGCGCTCACCCCGGGCAACGCGGTGACGGTGGCCTCCACCTCGGTCAGGTCGACCTTCAGCCCGCCCACGCTGACCTGCGAGTCGAGCCGCCCCCGCACGGTGACCAGCCCGGTGCCCGGATCGACGACGCCGGCGTCGCGGGTCCGTAACCAGCCGTCGGACCACCGGGTCGGGTCGGACAGCCCGACGTACGGCGATTCGGGGCAGCTCACCCACAGCTCGCCGGCGACCTCGCGGACCTCGACGCCGGGGGCGGGCGCGACGGCCGGGCGGTGCCGGCCGTGCAGGTCGGTGCCGATCACCCCGACCTCGGTCATCCCGTACATGTTGCCCAACGGCACGCCGTGGCGGTCCTGGAAGGCGCGCGCCACCGCGGCCGGGACGAGTTCCCCGCCGGTGGTCATCCGCGTGAACTGCGGCAGCGGCGTCGGCGGGCGGGTCGAGGCGAGCAGTCCGATGTGGAATGGCACCCCGAGCACGGTGGCCGGCGTGTCCTGGGCGGCGATCGCGGCGAGCACGGCGTCTCCGCTGAGCCGTTGCGGCGGCACCAGCTCGACGCGGGCGTGCAGCCCGTACAGCAGGCCGCCGACCAGGCCGAGCACGTGCACCATGGACGGCAGCAGGATGATCCGCTCGCCGGGCCGGGCGACGCCGTCGATCAGGGTGTAGCGGCGCACCTCGGCGACCAGGTCGGCGGCGGTACGACCGATCACCTTGGACGGTCCGGTGGAGCCGGAGCTGAGCTGGACGACCGCGTGCCCGCTGCCGGCCGGCCGGTCGCAGTAGCCGCTCAGCTCCTCCGTCACGTCCGCGAAGACACGCAGCGCGCCACCGCCGACGTGGGCCGGCGTGACCACGACCTGCGGGCCGAGCCGACGCAGGGCGGCGTCCACCTCGTAGTCGGTGAGCCGGTGGTCGAGCAGCACGGCCTGGCCGCCGCCGCGCCAGGTGGCCAGCAGGTTGACCACGTAGGACAGTGACGGGGGCAGCCGCAGCGCGACCGCGCCTCCGGGGCGCAGCCCGGCGGCGGTCAGCCGGGCCTGCGCGTCGGCGACCAGCCGGCGCAGCGCGTCCCGGCGCACCGGCTCCGGGAGGCGAAGACAAACGTCGGTGGCCGGCCCGCCGAGCAGGACATCGTCCACCCAGCCCGGGTCGCTCACCGAAGATTCTTCCGCCGCACGAAACATGGTCACCGCCGCCCAGCGCCCAGCACGAAATAGGCGATATTCGCCCAATCAGTGCGCCTGTTGATGTGTTGCGGGGAACCCTACGACAGCGTTCCGGGGCATGACCAGATGCGAATGGCTAGATCAATTCGAGCGCCGGGCCCTATTGCCCGATGGCGGTCCGGCGGGCAGGATCGTCCGGCCGAGCGACGCTCGGGCAACCGTCCACTCCGACCGTCCGAACAGATTCGCCCTCAGGCGGCGACGTCCTGATCGCCGTCGGCCGGGCCGGCGTCGGGCCGGGGGACGTCGGCCGGGCCGGCGTCGGGAGGGGCCGCACGCAGCACCAACGCGCTGTTGAAACCATCGAAACCGCGGGCGCACACCACCACGATCCCGCTGCGCGGCCGTCGAGCACGACGCAGGAAGTCCAGCTCGCAGCCGTCCGCCGGCTGCTCCGGG
The sequence above is a segment of the Micromonospora sp. WMMD882 genome. Coding sequences within it:
- a CDS encoding class I adenylate-forming enzyme family protein, whose product is MRTRGLRGRLAADELIGAGNVLARVLAHGADPDGPGLTFDTPVDGHPAERPLTLGQLDRMVDARAAWLHARGVRPRDPIAVWAGDAADMVLSFLALSRLGAIPALMNGRLRPEIAAEYVRRLRGAGVLADDAHAALLADHDLGVPLLGTPAEAGAGDPAAAPTPYRHHPDDPVVITHTSGTTGIPKAVLHSHASLFAATRHLLTMPQAQGTSRILNALPAPHTATVLMVNQALGNRAEMFLLSEQGGGRVLDAIQRWRPDGVFGFSVTWAELARFDLSGYDLESVRLWFNTGDCSHEPHVRKLVAVGARDVVTRDGVTRVPGSVFVDGLGSSEMGHSMFHVTHHADTDRYGRCVGRPYRFARVAVLDLDGNELPPGEVGWLGVDSPSLFRGYWNDSATTYRFRLRGWYLTGDLVYADADGRYYHLDRAVDSVDVGGGKRFFTALSEERVLAACPDVVDCTVVMVREPAGVVTDVLLELAVGADPGLDRVEAVRAALGPEVGATLRRVAPVGADDIPVTVTGKVRKVALRERYLAEAPS
- a CDS encoding acyl carrier protein, translating into MAAQPVPGRAELVDMLAELTARPAAEVPERLGSMELAWLVHLVEQRYDARLDLTDDQLAGIRTVDDAREVFRTCLTAPADG
- a CDS encoding phosphopantetheine-binding protein produces the protein MSDEVRTFVIAQLTDMNYDVEDIDDDTTLGPAGVDLESLALADLAVRVEDRYGLTFAEDENEKLALMTVGEFTRMVAERVSATATSDLG
- a CDS encoding 4'-phosphopantetheinyl transferase superfamily protein, whose protein sequence is MSQLPVPGRDAVYVWVDRVTGGQPETTRRMVTRAAVTLLDRAPVTVWRDGQGRPRVRAGGVELPVSVSHVDGVVAVAACRHATVGVDVERRRPVPAQALARRWFEPAAATWVRGRPSPAEQADAFLLLWTAKEAVGKALGLGLRAGGLTRAVPLPAAADGTADPGGSGPLLRAVPGGAGTRVGHPDAGPELVLAVAVVGPAREVVVLGPDRQVAVEQAGRAGHDVAARSASVERTSLPVVVRGSWDSRRRTRGRL
- a CDS encoding class I adenylate-forming enzyme family protein → MFRAAEESSVSDPGWVDDVLLGGPATDVCLRLPEPVRRDALRRLVADAQARLTAAGLRPGGAVALRLPPSLSYVVNLLATWRGGGQAVLLDHRLTDYEVDAALRRLGPQVVVTPAHVGGGALRVFADVTEELSGYCDRPAGSGHAVVQLSSGSTGPSKVIGRTAADLVAEVRRYTLIDGVARPGERIILLPSMVHVLGLVGGLLYGLHARVELVPPQRLSGDAVLAAIAAQDTPATVLGVPFHIGLLASTRPPTPLPQFTRMTTGGELVPAAVARAFQDRHGVPLGNMYGMTEVGVIGTDLHGRHRPAVAPAPGVEVREVAGELWVSCPESPYVGLSDPTRWSDGWLRTRDAGVVDPGTGLVTVRGRLDSQVSVGGLKVDLTEVEATVTALPGVSAAVVVYDGGIAAYVQTDGTLTEGDLDELLTERLAGYKRPRVLRLLSQLPRTTTGKLVRSTEALRAATS
- a CDS encoding beta-ketoacyl-[acyl-carrier-protein] synthase family protein translates to MTVLVTGMGLFTPAGRGPAETFAALTTGRSGLGRPPAGHPAEASVEVGGFLPDVDPRTVATGPETRVLDRIVVLALLTAAEALADAGIEVGRDVDPDRIGVIVGGVGGMATLEAQAVARAERGRAAVSPYLLTGILPNMPAARIAIAHGIRGYASAVGTACASGAQAIADAARLIRAGEADVVLCGASEAPLFGTFADTFGNARALARGWADPTGASRPFDRRRNGFVLAEGAALLVLERAGHAAARGVTGYARLAGYGVTTDAHHPTTPRPDGAGAAASMRRALAVGGVGPGDVGYVNAHGTGTRLGDVAETVALADVFGAGAVPVSSTKALTGHLLGASGALEAAVTALALGRGLLPPTYHLDDPDPDCPADHIRTRARAADPEFALSNSFGFGGQNVSLLLGRAAGPGR
- a CDS encoding beta-ketoacyl synthase N-terminal-like domain-containing protein, with the protein product MAEGPPTVRVTGVHATSALGRGADAQLAGVLAGAAAFGPVRRFDTTARRVDQAATCADVDALDDELGAAIGAACAQADLTGARRQATGLLLAVHGGPDAGPLAADLAARAGLGGPRRVYTTACVSASSAVADAAALIRRGDADRVVVAAGYLVEPDQYALFDAGRALATDGAVRPFSAGRTGSLLGDGVAALVLESARVARRPLADLLGWGRAGDAYHPCRPDPTGAGLARAVRAALRRADLSADAVGYVNANATGTGFSDAAEANALRAALGAAADRVPVSSTKALHGHALEASGLLELVVTVLALRHGKLPVNAGWLGPDEACPLDVIRDAPRPASTPYALSLNAAFGGANTALLVGAA